AAGCTCAGGATATTGTAAAATCTTTCACTTTTTGTTAATAGTTTAAACAGTTTGAAAGGTTACTAATTCAATTGTTACGTGGTTTTCACGAATACGACATATACACGAACGGATAAAGCAAGAGATTGTATTGTTTACTAAACCAGTGACTCGCCATGCGTTTCTCGCATAAGCTACCGAAAAATCGATACTACAAAAACCGAAGTTCTAAGGTTTCCTCTCGCAGACTAGCTGACGAAACCTGGTGTTCTAGTATATAATATAACAAATATCGGTTAGTCCACATTAGGCCGTCAACAGTCGATGTAGTTCTTTTTTTTCGAAGAGTCATTTATTCTAGGAATTAAAGTTTATTGTACTCAGGAAGATATACACCTAACAAAGAAAATGTCTTGGATCACGTGCTGGATTATACTGACTCTAACGGCAGCTGTGAGATTCGCGAACACACATATTGTGAACAACGTAATTACTACGACTAAAATTTGAATTTCCAGACCCGGTCCGCCTTATTTAAAGTGACGTCGCAGGTCTTCATGGACATTTCGATTGACGGTAAGGTGCACGGCCGTATGGTGATTGGGCTCTTCGGCGAAGAGGCACCGAAAACAGTGGAGAATTTTCGAGAAATTTGTATCAACGGTATCGAAGGGATTTCTTACAAAGGGAGCCGAATTCATCGTGTCATTCCGAAGTTTATGATTCAAGGTAGGGTATCCATCAAATCCATAGAATTTGGAAAGGCCTTCCAAAAAGCGATTTCTGTCTTCCTCATCGATAAGAAGTTATAATTTCTCTCCAAAATCATTTCTATTACGATGAGTTGAGCAGTGGCACAACCAATCCAAATTTACCAATCAACTCTATTTATTAGTTGATCACTATCGAGTATTCTATTATAGGAAAAGTTGAAAAGCTGAAAAAGTACAACTTTTCGTACATTTAGTGAATCAGAAACTGTGAGTTTCCACTTCGAGTACTGTGGAAATTGTCCGAACCTACTtgattacactggtaaacacaggttttgccctagagctcaaactgaaaaaatgaaagattatcataactttttaaccatggAGTTCTGTGAGTGTTGGAGCCTCAAGCAAAGATAACATTTTCAGAGACCTAAATGAGTTTTCCAGTAACCAAATTTAGAAGTGACGAATCCGGTGTGCAATTACTCTGCGCCCTTTTGAGTCATTTACTGCATTTACTTGGGGCACCAAATTCTCAGGAAGGTTgaaaaactgtaattctttttagagcaacttttttttcggaaTTAGATTACTAGTTAGTTGTGTCAATGCACAGTACATTTGATTTTCACGCCAAAGGTTTTCAAATTACAAAAAGCGTTCATATCGGTTAAGTCTTCGCTGAGACATATTGTGTAGTCCAAATGGAACTTATAAAAACGGATACGGACTATGCTTACATACCTACATACACAAACATTTGTTCAAACTTAAACGTGTTTGTAATTTAAGTACACAATCTAAAAATCATAGTGACAAATTGCATTTACCATCGCTGTTCAAATAGCATCATTAATCTTTTCTCAGGTGGAGACATCGTATCGGGTGATGGACACGGCTCAATCAGTATTTACGGCTCTTACTTCGACGACGAAAATCTCAACATTAATCATACCAGCTCGGGATTTGTTGCAATGGCCAACCGCGGTCCGAATACCAACGGTTGCCAATTCTACATCACAACCATGCCAGCGCCGTGGCTCAATGGAAAACATACCATTTTTGGGAAGGTTCTCGATGGGCAAGGCGTTGTACATAAGGTCGAACAACAGAGGACGGATACAGATGACTATCCAATACCAACGATCATCATTGAAAACTGCGGCGATGAGCCGATTGCTGAAACATTCATCATCTCTGATGACCCATACGAGTAGGCTCTTTTTTATTTAAAGTAGTCGTTTTGGTTTGTaacaatttgtttcatttttcagtTTGTGGGCCTGGATTAAGGCAGGTTACTTTCCACTGGGGATGAGTTTCtccatattggcatttttccaaTACGTGATTAGAAAGCTTGATGTGTATACTTAGAATACAAATGCTGATTACTATGCATGAAGTTGTTTGCACACTTTGTCAAACtaaatgaaaaacattaattagGGAAAGAAATTACCAATTAATCTTTTGCCTAGAAATTGACTGTTAGCTGTGATTAAGGTAATCCCATTCGTGTCACTCAGTTTGGAACTACGCGTTTGCTGAGTTTTCAAATGCCTAACGTTTGCAATTCACTTCTGTCCAAGCACTTTTGGTGATTCATGCGTTATCTGATTCCTCACTCAAACTAAGTAGGTAACGGTTTGAAAGAAAATGACTTTCTTTTGACTACTTCTGCTATCAACAATTACCTGtcataattttttaaatattttattcttGCAATTTTAATCATTAATTATAATCAATatgtacaaaatatacagaaaaaGGTACATTATATTCATTTATGATGATCACAATcagttaataataatattacgctgtttcaactttttttcatttttctttttttcttcttaaataatcgtatttttgtgggtgtgtgtgtgttgtaGGTTTTTCCATTTACAGCAGCTTTAATCTAATGTTACAGTTTCTTGCCCATGCTTGTGTGTGTCTTTGTATGTGTGGCTATTAATTGGGtgtttcatcgtttttttttgcagggaTTCTATTTTTAAACTGATTACCGCTTCGCTTTATATTGATGATATTTCTACTAGATATTTGATCGCTGCTTTCCAATTGTTTTCTCTATTATTATTTTCTGTGTTTTGTAGCTTCTCCAACTATTAGGTAAGTTACTTTTCTGCTTGTGTGTTGATTGATGACGTCTCCAGTGCCTAGTAAAAGATGGTTGGGTAATTTATGTAAAAGGACTCTTGAAACGAGAGCACCAGCGAGAGAAATCGGCGAAAAAGCTGTGCTCTTTGCTAGATCGAATTCAGTTCTTCGTATTTGCTAGTTTGCATGTTGATGTTCAGTAatctattttatgttttcattgttttgtcGCGAATTTTACGTAGAGTACATATATAATTTTGCTATCTAAATATTTCTTCGATATTACATATTATTCTGTTTCTGAATTCTGATGCGTTCATTTTCACCAAAGTCATTATTTCGGCATGATTTTATTTGCTATCATTTTTGTATTGAATTTTCTTGCAGTTATTAACCTTTTTTTCTTATAATGGTTTTACAACGGCGGATGAGCATTTCTCCTGCCAGTTTACTGAGCAATGGATTTGGTTTCCTTTTCTACATCTACATCAT
This region of Wyeomyia smithii strain HCP4-BCI-WySm-NY-G18 unplaced genomic scaffold, ASM2978416v1 HiC_scaffold_30, whole genome shotgun sequence genomic DNA includes:
- the LOC129733755 gene encoding peptidyl-prolyl cis-trans isomerase, rhodopsin-specific isozyme translates to MSWITCWIILTLTAATRSALFKVTSQVFMDISIDGKVHGRMVIGLFGEEAPKTVENFREICINGIEGISYKGSRIHRVIPKFMIQGGDIVSGDGHGSISIYGSYFDDENLNINHTSSGFVAMANRGPNTNGCQFYITTMPAPWLNGKHTIFGKVLDGQGVVHKVEQQRTDTDDYPIPTIIIENCGDEPIAETFIISDDPYDLWAWIKAGYFPLGMSFSILAFFQYVIRKLDVYT